AAGTGACAAGTGAGATCAGCGCTTCATTCGAATTATTGTAATCATGCATCGAGAGAAAACTCCCGCAGATAAATTAAAACAAATTGACCAAGATTTCGGTTGGATAGACCGAATATCTTGGTTAATGGATAATCAGTTTAAAATTGGAGGCTTTCGGTTTGGCCTAGATCCGCTATTAAACCTTATTCCCCTAGGCGGTGCGATAGCAGGCTTTGGCACATCTTTAATTCTTGTACTTGCCATGTGGCGTAACGGCGCCAGCCCCAAGCTCGTTATAAGGATGCTTTTGAACATCTCGCTGGACGCAA
The genomic region above belongs to Sphingobacterium zeae and contains:
- a CDS encoding DUF4112 domain-containing protein, translated to MHREKTPADKLKQIDQDFGWIDRISWLMDNQFKIGGFRFGLDPLLNLIPLGGAIAGFGTSLILVLAMWRNGASPKLVIRMLLNISLDAILGSIPLLGNLLDFFSKANEKNIKLLRQHYYEGKHTGSGIGIIITILIVFFLLISVTLYLIWIFFSWAFSLLNGV